The following nucleotide sequence is from Erythrobacter aurantius.
GGCCGTGAACCACGCGAAAGCCGACACGCTTGGACATTTCGTTCAGCGCCTTCTCGATACGCGCCATATTGCGCGCCTCGGTGTAGCCGGTGCGGTTGCGCACCACGATCCAGTCCATCTCGGGGCGCTTTTCCGCAATCGTGGCGCGGCTGCGCTTCATCCGGGCTTCCCAGATCAGTTCGGCAAAGAACGACAGCTTCTTCACCTTGAAGCTTTCCGCATCGACCTGCCCGATCAGGTCGAAATCGACGAAGCTATCGTTCATCGGCGTCACCAGCGTATCGGCATTCTCCACCGCGCAGCGCGCCAGCGGATCGTCGCGGCCCGGATTGTCGATGATCAGAAAATCGCAATCCTGCTCAAGCCGCCGGATCGTTTGCAGCAGGGCAGTTTCATCCCCTTCCCTGAACACCTCGCATGCAGGCGTCGGCAGCTCGATCCCGCGCCGCTGCATCG
It contains:
- a CDS encoding division plane positioning ATPase MipZ; this translates as MTRMPAHRIVFANEKGGTGKSTTAVHVAVALSYMGAHVTMLDLDPRQRTSHRYMENRFHTMQRRGIELPTPACEVFREGDETALLQTIRRLEQDCDFLIIDNPGRDDPLARCAVENADTLVTPMNDSFVDFDLIGQVDAESFKVKKLSFFAELIWEARMKRSRATIAEKRPEMDWIVVRNRTGYTEARNMARIEKALNEMSKRVGFRVVHGLSERVIYRELFPSGLTLLDKGHLGDLGTSHLVARQELRALLKALKLPEFAKAQATLELA